A single region of the Plantactinospora soyae genome encodes:
- a CDS encoding amidase: MAVQDIMPTWVGATAKQIARAVRRGDASATQVVADHLDHVDRTDRELSAFRVVRGGESIVEAEKVDEQDDLANLPLAGVPIAVKENTAVAGLPTWNGSEAARSPVAEDDHEVVRRLRGAGAIIVGVTRMPELGLFAFTDDETAVTRNPWRTDRTPGGSSGGAAAAVASGMVPIAQCNDGLGSIRIPAACCGLVGLKPGRGVVPCQLGANDWYGLTEHGILATTVADAAVGFAVLAGRRPDKLVPPERLRVAVSLRSPVSGVRPDQANRDAVAAGSRLLAAAGHDAVSVDPVYPTSLGLRGVATWLASAATEVAAAGLDPGTLQRRTRRHAALGGWAERRGLVQEKDRTAWRERSIGFFSDHSVDLLLTPALASAPPAALGWAGRSWQSNLLTCIRYAPYAAPWNIAGLPSLVVPVGLRPDGLPVGVQLVGPPGSELLLLGVAGQFELTAPWRRHAPGWPKVPTPAS, translated from the coding sequence GTGGCCGTGCAGGACATCATGCCGACCTGGGTGGGCGCGACCGCGAAGCAGATCGCCCGGGCGGTCCGCCGTGGTGACGCCTCCGCCACCCAGGTGGTAGCTGATCACCTCGACCACGTCGACCGGACGGACCGCGAACTGTCGGCGTTCCGGGTGGTGCGGGGTGGCGAGTCGATCGTCGAGGCGGAGAAGGTCGACGAGCAGGACGACCTGGCCAACCTTCCGCTGGCCGGGGTGCCGATCGCGGTCAAGGAGAACACCGCCGTGGCCGGGCTGCCGACCTGGAACGGGTCGGAGGCCGCCCGTAGCCCGGTCGCCGAGGACGACCACGAGGTGGTCCGGCGGCTGCGCGGCGCGGGCGCGATCATCGTCGGCGTGACCCGGATGCCCGAGCTGGGGCTGTTCGCGTTCACCGACGACGAGACGGCGGTGACCCGCAACCCGTGGCGTACCGATCGCACCCCGGGTGGATCGTCGGGCGGTGCCGCCGCCGCGGTGGCCTCGGGAATGGTGCCGATCGCACAGTGCAACGACGGCCTCGGCTCGATCCGGATCCCGGCCGCCTGCTGCGGGCTGGTCGGACTCAAGCCCGGCCGGGGCGTGGTGCCCTGCCAACTCGGCGCGAACGACTGGTACGGACTGACCGAGCACGGCATCCTGGCCACCACCGTGGCCGACGCCGCCGTCGGCTTCGCCGTACTCGCCGGCCGTCGCCCGGACAAGCTGGTGCCGCCGGAGCGGCTGCGGGTCGCCGTGTCGCTGCGTTCGCCGGTCTCCGGCGTCCGCCCCGACCAGGCGAACCGGGACGCGGTGGCGGCCGGTTCCCGACTGCTCGCGGCGGCCGGACACGACGCGGTCTCGGTCGACCCGGTCTACCCGACCTCGCTCGGCCTGCGCGGCGTCGCGACCTGGCTCGCGTCGGCGGCCACGGAGGTGGCGGCGGCCGGGCTGGACCCGGGGACACTGCAACGGCGTACCCGGCGGCACGCGGCGTTGGGCGGCTGGGCGGAGCGGCGGGGGCTGGTCCAGGAGAAGGACCGGACGGCGTGGCGGGAGCGGTCGATCGGCTTCTTCAGCGACCACTCGGTGGACCTGCTGCTCACCCCCGCACTGGCCAGCGCCCCGCCGGCAGCGCTGGGCTGGGCCGGTCGGTCCTGGCAGTCCAACCTGCTGACCTGCATCCGGTACGCCCCGTACGCCGCGCCGTGGAACATCGCCGGGCTGCCGTCGCTGGTGGTCCCGGTCGGGCTGCGTCCGGACGGCCTGCCGGTCGGGGTGCAACTGGTCGGCCCACCCGGGTCGGAACTGCTGCTGCTCGGGGTGGCCGGACAGTTCGAGCTGACGGCGCCGTGGCGACGCCACGCACCCGGCTGGCCCAAGGTGCCGACTCCGGCAAGCTGA
- a CDS encoding cystathionine gamma-synthase: MSHGFETLAIHAGQEPEPRTGSVVPPIYQTSTYAQDAVGAPRLGYEYSRSANPTRDALQECLAALEGGPVGLTFASGLAAEDTLLRTVCRPGDHVVIPDDAYGGTFRLFARVAQQWGLTWTPARISDVDAVRAAVRPGQTKVIWVETPTNPLLGIADIAGLASVAKDIGALLVVDNTFASPYLQQPIALGADVVVHSTTKYVGGHSDVVGGALVAASSGLGEELRYHQNAMGAVNGPFDAWLTLRGVKTLGVRMDRHCDNAERIADYLNGHRAVAEVLYPGLPEHPGHEIAAKQMRRFGGMISFRAAGGAEQAVQICNRAKLFVLAESLGGVESLIEHPGRMTHASAAGSALEVPADLVRLSVGIETADDLLADLEQALG; the protein is encoded by the coding sequence ATGAGTCACGGGTTCGAGACACTCGCCATCCACGCCGGCCAGGAACCGGAGCCCCGGACGGGGTCCGTGGTGCCGCCGATATACCAGACCAGCACGTACGCGCAGGACGCCGTCGGCGCACCCCGGCTGGGGTACGAGTACAGCCGCTCCGCCAATCCCACCCGGGACGCCCTGCAGGAGTGCCTCGCGGCGCTGGAGGGCGGTCCGGTCGGGCTCACCTTCGCCAGTGGGCTGGCCGCCGAGGACACCCTGCTGCGTACCGTCTGCCGGCCTGGTGACCACGTGGTGATCCCAGACGACGCGTACGGCGGCACGTTCCGGCTCTTCGCCCGGGTGGCGCAGCAGTGGGGGCTGACCTGGACCCCGGCCCGGATCTCCGACGTCGACGCGGTACGGGCCGCCGTCCGGCCGGGCCAGACCAAGGTCATCTGGGTGGAGACGCCGACCAACCCGCTGCTCGGGATCGCCGACATCGCCGGGCTGGCCTCGGTGGCGAAGGACATCGGCGCCCTGCTTGTCGTCGACAACACCTTCGCCTCGCCGTACCTCCAGCAGCCGATCGCGCTCGGCGCCGACGTGGTCGTGCACTCCACCACCAAGTACGTCGGTGGGCACTCCGACGTGGTCGGCGGCGCCCTGGTCGCGGCCAGCAGCGGGCTGGGCGAGGAACTCCGTTACCACCAGAACGCCATGGGCGCGGTGAACGGCCCGTTCGACGCCTGGCTGACCCTGCGCGGCGTGAAGACCCTCGGGGTACGGATGGACCGGCACTGCGACAACGCCGAGCGGATCGCCGACTACCTCAATGGGCACCGGGCGGTCGCCGAGGTCCTCTATCCGGGGCTGCCGGAACATCCGGGGCACGAAATCGCGGCGAAGCAGATGCGCCGGTTCGGCGGAATGATCTCGTTCCGCGCCGCTGGCGGGGCTGAGCAGGCGGTACAGATCTGCAACCGGGCGAAACTCTTCGTTCTCGCCGAGTCGTTGGGTGGGGTCGAATCCCTGATCGAACATCCGGGCCGAATGACGCATGCAAGTGCCGCCGGCTCGGCGCTTGAAGTTCCCGCCGATCTCGTGCGACTGTCTGTCGGCATCGAGACCGCCGACGACCTACTCGCAGATCTGGAGCAGGCGCTCGGCTGA
- a CDS encoding HIT family protein: MAGCVFCGIVAGSVPAFRAVDSPDGVAFLDTRPVFKGHLLVVPREHHEVLGELPAAALPGYFGLVQRLAVAVEAGLDAGGTFVAMNNRVSQSVPHLHTHIVPRTKGDGLRGFFWPRTKYASDDEARSYADRIAAALAEA; encoded by the coding sequence GTGGCGGGCTGCGTGTTCTGTGGGATCGTGGCGGGTTCGGTGCCGGCGTTCCGGGCGGTCGACTCCCCCGACGGGGTGGCCTTCCTCGACACCCGCCCGGTGTTCAAGGGGCACCTGCTGGTGGTGCCCCGCGAGCACCACGAGGTGCTGGGCGAGCTGCCGGCCGCCGCCCTGCCGGGGTACTTCGGGTTGGTCCAGCGGCTCGCCGTCGCCGTCGAGGCCGGTCTGGACGCCGGCGGCACCTTCGTGGCGATGAACAACCGGGTGTCGCAATCGGTGCCGCACCTGCACACCCACATCGTGCCCCGAACCAAGGGCGACGGCCTGCGCGGCTTCTTCTGGCCCCGGACGAAGTACGCCTCCGACGACGAGGCCCGGTCGTACGCCGACCGGATCGCCGCCGCCCTCGCCGAGGCCTAG
- the msrA gene encoding peptide-methionine (S)-S-oxide reductase MsrA: MFLRRMKAELPTPDQALPGRLIAMPISDRHEVLGTPLKGPWPEGAQVAVFGMGCFWGAERLFWTLPGVISTSAGYAGGYTPNATYEEVCSGGTGHAEVVQVVYDPSKISYEDLLKVFWENHDPTQGMRQAGDVGTQYRSTIYTTTDEQLATAQASRDAFAPVVARAGKGEITTEIDKLGKYYYAEDYHQQYLAPTKNPNGYCTHGPNGMTCPVGVARTEG; this comes from the coding sequence GTGTTCCTACGGCGAATGAAGGCCGAGCTGCCCACCCCCGACCAGGCGCTGCCCGGCCGGCTGATCGCGATGCCGATCTCCGACCGGCACGAGGTACTCGGCACGCCGCTGAAGGGCCCGTGGCCCGAGGGTGCGCAGGTCGCCGTCTTCGGGATGGGCTGTTTCTGGGGAGCCGAGCGACTGTTCTGGACCCTGCCCGGGGTGATTTCCACCTCGGCGGGCTACGCGGGCGGTTACACCCCGAACGCGACGTACGAAGAGGTCTGTTCCGGCGGGACCGGGCATGCCGAGGTCGTCCAGGTGGTCTACGACCCCTCGAAGATCAGCTATGAGGACCTGCTGAAGGTGTTCTGGGAGAACCACGACCCGACCCAGGGCATGCGGCAGGCCGGCGACGTCGGTACCCAGTACCGGTCGACGATCTACACGACGACCGACGAGCAGTTGGCGACCGCGCAGGCGTCCCGGGACGCGTTCGCTCCGGTGGTGGCGCGGGCCGGCAAGGGCGAGATCACCACGGAGATCGACAAGCTCGGGAAGTACTACTACGCCGAGGACTACCACCAGCAGTACCTGGCGCCGACGAAGAACCCGAACGGCTACTGCACGCACGGGCCCAATGGCATGACCTGCCCGGTCGGGGTGGCCCGCACCGAGGGGTAG
- a CDS encoding ribonuclease Z, whose product MSVRELTVLGTASQVPTRHRNHNGYVLRWDREVILFDPGEGTQRQMLLAGVAASDLTRICVTHFHGDHCLGLPGVIQRLSLDRVAHPVDAHFPAGDGEYFARLRHASSFYETAELHERPVLADGQAFETAAGRLEARRLRHPVETYGYRLVEPDDRRMLPDRLAAYGIRGPAVGELARTGHLDLPGGRVLLAEVSAPRPGQRFAFVMDTGLCDAVFALAERADLLVIESTFLTEDAALAAEVGHLTAAQAGRVAAESGVRRLVLTHFSQRYGPATRPKPVAGAPVSGTGPAVAGTVPAAARAAVSTAERFAAEAREHFDGEIVVAEDLIRVPVPARSVSGAATPPAASAP is encoded by the coding sequence GTGTCGGTACGGGAACTGACGGTGCTGGGCACGGCCAGTCAGGTGCCGACCCGGCATCGCAACCACAACGGGTACGTGCTGCGCTGGGACCGGGAGGTCATCCTCTTCGACCCCGGCGAGGGTACCCAGCGGCAGATGCTGCTGGCCGGAGTCGCCGCCAGCGACCTGACTCGGATCTGTGTCACCCATTTCCACGGCGACCACTGCCTCGGCCTGCCCGGCGTGATCCAGCGACTCTCCCTCGACCGGGTCGCACATCCGGTCGACGCCCACTTTCCGGCCGGCGACGGCGAGTACTTCGCCCGGCTGCGGCACGCCAGTTCGTTCTACGAGACCGCCGAGCTCCACGAACGCCCGGTACTGGCGGACGGCCAGGCCTTCGAGACCGCCGCCGGCCGGTTGGAGGCACGCCGACTCCGGCATCCGGTCGAGACGTACGGCTATCGGCTGGTGGAGCCGGACGACCGCCGGATGCTGCCGGACCGGCTGGCGGCGTACGGGATTCGTGGGCCCGCCGTCGGAGAGCTGGCCCGGACCGGCCACCTCGACCTGCCCGGAGGTCGCGTGCTGTTGGCCGAGGTGAGCGCGCCGCGCCCCGGCCAGCGGTTCGCCTTCGTGATGGACACCGGTCTCTGCGACGCGGTGTTCGCCCTGGCGGAGCGGGCCGACCTGCTGGTGATCGAGTCGACCTTCCTGACCGAGGACGCCGCGCTCGCCGCCGAGGTCGGCCACCTGACGGCGGCGCAGGCCGGGCGGGTGGCGGCCGAGTCGGGGGTACGTCGACTCGTGCTCACCCACTTTTCCCAGCGCTACGGCCCGGCAACCCGCCCGAAGCCGGTCGCCGGAGCACCGGTTTCCGGCACCGGGCCGGCGGTGGCCGGTACGGTGCCGGCGGCGGCGAGGGCGGCGGTCTCGACAGCGGAGCGTTTCGCCGCCGAGGCCCGGGAGCACTTCGACGGTGAGATCGTGGTGGCCGAGGACCTGATCCGGGTGCCCGTACCGGCTCGGTCGGTCAGCGGGGCAGCGACGCCGCCAGCCGCTTCGGCGCCCTGA
- a CDS encoding MmcQ/YjbR family DNA-binding protein: MVTWDRVCDLVSVLPEVEQGTSYGTPTCKIRGKLFVRLLEGGERIAIFTNEREALVTAAPQTFTVPAHYVNYPMVVVALDTIDPVELSELLAESWRIRAPKRLAASLPR, encoded by the coding sequence ATGGTCACCTGGGACAGAGTGTGTGATCTGGTGTCGGTGCTGCCCGAGGTGGAACAGGGCACCTCATATGGGACACCGACCTGCAAGATTCGCGGCAAGCTGTTCGTCCGGCTGCTGGAGGGCGGCGAGCGGATCGCGATCTTCACGAACGAGCGGGAGGCGCTGGTCACGGCGGCTCCGCAGACCTTCACCGTGCCGGCGCACTACGTCAACTACCCGATGGTGGTGGTCGCGCTCGACACCATCGATCCCGTCGAGTTGAGCGAACTGCTGGCGGAGTCCTGGCGGATCAGGGCGCCGAAGCGGCTGGCGGCGTCGCTGCCCCGCTGA
- a CDS encoding GNAT family N-acetyltransferase, with amino-acid sequence MTLTLRPAVAGDLMAIGDLHHRSRSAAYREFIPAYALASVTGEMMGRYWTERWTYERDSHLLTVAERDRRLVGFTYLGPHDPEGPGSAGPDVGELNAIHLDPAEQGRGVGRALMVDALAKLHAQGWRRAVLWVLAENAHARDFYVRGGWVPDGVEREGDIGPVLTRQIRHVRDLP; translated from the coding sequence GTGACGCTCACCCTGCGCCCGGCGGTCGCCGGTGATCTGATGGCCATCGGAGATCTTCACCACCGTTCGCGGTCGGCGGCCTACCGGGAGTTCATTCCGGCGTACGCGTTGGCCTCGGTCACCGGGGAGATGATGGGCCGGTACTGGACGGAGCGCTGGACGTACGAGCGGGACAGCCATCTGTTGACGGTGGCGGAGCGGGACCGCCGGCTGGTCGGCTTCACCTACCTCGGGCCGCACGACCCGGAGGGGCCCGGCTCGGCCGGCCCGGACGTCGGCGAGTTGAACGCCATCCACCTGGATCCGGCGGAACAGGGGCGCGGCGTGGGTCGGGCGCTGATGGTCGACGCCCTGGCGAAACTGCACGCCCAGGGCTGGCGGCGGGCGGTGCTCTGGGTGCTCGCCGAAAACGCCCATGCCCGGGACTTCTACGTCCGGGGCGGCTGGGTACCGGACGGTGTCGAGCGGGAGGGCGACATCGGCCCGGTGCTGACCCGGCAGATCCGGCACGTCCGCGACCTTCCCTGA
- a CDS encoding S1C family serine protease, with translation MSTEQLEPERAESAALDAYSQVVTTVAARVLPSVAALAVRSPRGAGAGSAVTFTDDGFLLTSAHVVEGAGGGVATFGDGAEARFDVVGADPLSDLAVLRVRATAAPPAELGDADPLRIGQLVVAVGNPLGLAGSVTAGVVSGLGRSLPARDGRVVRLIEDVIQTDAALNPGNSGGALADSAGRVVGINTAVAGYGLGLAVPINSTTRQIIGDLVSNGRVRRAWLGVAGVPVPLPPAVAERTGQQRGLRVVEVVPDSPAGIAGIYLGDVIISAGGRQVANGQSLQRLMLGPAIGTRLPMTLLRRSAFVDVIAVPTELAR, from the coding sequence ATGAGCACCGAACAACTCGAACCGGAGCGCGCCGAGTCGGCCGCTCTGGACGCGTACTCGCAGGTGGTCACCACCGTGGCGGCGCGGGTGCTGCCGAGCGTGGCGGCGCTGGCCGTACGGAGCCCGCGCGGCGCCGGGGCCGGCTCGGCGGTGACCTTCACCGACGACGGATTCCTGCTCACCAGCGCACACGTGGTGGAGGGCGCCGGCGGCGGCGTCGCGACCTTCGGTGACGGTGCGGAGGCCCGGTTCGACGTCGTCGGCGCCGACCCGCTCTCCGACCTGGCGGTCCTCCGGGTCCGGGCCACCGCCGCCCCGCCGGCCGAACTCGGCGACGCCGACCCGCTCCGGATCGGGCAACTCGTCGTCGCGGTCGGCAACCCGCTCGGGCTCGCCGGTTCGGTCACCGCGGGCGTGGTCTCCGGGCTGGGTCGGTCGCTGCCGGCCCGGGACGGTCGGGTCGTCCGGCTGATCGAGGATGTGATCCAGACCGATGCGGCGCTGAATCCGGGCAACTCCGGCGGCGCCCTCGCCGACTCTGCCGGCCGGGTGGTCGGGATCAACACGGCCGTCGCCGGCTACGGCCTCGGTCTGGCGGTGCCGATCAACTCCACCACCCGTCAGATCATCGGCGACCTGGTCAGCAACGGGCGGGTCCGCCGGGCCTGGCTGGGTGTCGCCGGAGTGCCCGTACCGCTGCCGCCGGCCGTCGCGGAACGGACCGGGCAGCAGCGCGGACTACGGGTGGTCGAGGTGGTTCCGGACAGCCCGGCCGGGATCGCCGGGATCTACCTCGGGGATGTGATCATCTCGGCCGGCGGTCGACAGGTGGCCAACGGGCAGAGTCTCCAGCGGCTCATGCTCGGCCCGGCGATCGGCACCCGACTGCCGATGACCCTGCTCCGCCGGTCCGCGTTCGTCGACGTCATCGCCGTACCCACCGAGCTCGCCCGCTGA
- a CDS encoding cystathionine beta-synthase, producing the protein MRYYDNVIELIGDTPLVRLRQVTTGISATVLAKVEYFNPGGSVKDRIALRMVEEAEQAGLLKPGGTIVEPTSGNTGVGLALVAQLKGYKCVFVCPDKVSEDKQNVLRAYGAEVVVCPTAVAPEDPRSYYNVSDRLTREIPGAWKPNQYSNPANPRSHYETTGPELWEQTGGRITHFVAGVGTGGTISGTGRYLKEASGGAVRIIGADPEGSVYSGGTGRPYLVEGVGEDFWPETYDRSICDEIVKVSDKESFELTRRLAREEGLLVGGSCGMAVAAALEVARQAGPDDVVVVLLPDGGRGYLSKIFDDEWMARYGFMATSASEATVADALASKPNGIPELIHVHPTETVRDAVDYMREYAVSQLPVLKAEPPVVTGEVAGSIAERDLLDALFTGEAELHDTIERHMGPPLPMIGGGQPVSEAVGLLEKSDAALVLVDGKPKGVLTRQDLLAHLGARPR; encoded by the coding sequence GTGCGCTACTACGACAACGTCATCGAACTGATCGGTGACACACCCCTGGTCCGGCTGCGGCAGGTCACCACAGGCATCTCGGCGACCGTGCTCGCCAAGGTGGAGTACTTCAACCCCGGTGGCTCGGTCAAGGACCGCATCGCGCTGCGGATGGTCGAGGAGGCGGAGCAGGCGGGCCTGCTGAAGCCGGGCGGCACGATCGTCGAGCCGACCAGCGGCAACACCGGCGTGGGGCTGGCGCTGGTGGCCCAGCTCAAGGGCTACAAGTGCGTCTTCGTCTGCCCGGACAAGGTCAGCGAGGACAAGCAGAACGTGCTGCGGGCGTACGGCGCGGAGGTCGTGGTCTGCCCCACGGCGGTCGCCCCGGAGGACCCCCGCTCGTACTACAACGTCTCGGATCGGCTGACCCGGGAGATCCCGGGCGCCTGGAAGCCCAACCAGTACTCCAATCCGGCGAACCCGCGCTCGCACTACGAGACCACCGGACCGGAGTTGTGGGAGCAGACCGGCGGCCGGATCACCCACTTCGTCGCCGGGGTGGGCACCGGGGGCACCATCTCCGGCACCGGCCGCTACCTCAAGGAGGCCTCCGGCGGGGCGGTACGGATCATCGGCGCCGACCCCGAGGGCTCGGTCTACTCCGGCGGGACCGGCCGGCCGTACCTGGTCGAGGGCGTCGGTGAGGACTTCTGGCCGGAGACGTACGACCGGAGCATCTGCGACGAGATCGTGAAGGTCTCGGACAAGGAGTCCTTCGAACTGACCCGGCGACTCGCCCGCGAGGAGGGGCTGCTGGTCGGCGGCTCCTGCGGGATGGCGGTGGCGGCCGCCCTCGAGGTGGCCCGCCAGGCCGGGCCGGACGACGTCGTCGTGGTGCTGCTGCCCGACGGCGGTCGTGGCTACCTCTCCAAGATCTTCGATGACGAGTGGATGGCCCGGTACGGCTTCATGGCCACCAGCGCCAGCGAGGCGACCGTGGCGGACGCGCTGGCCAGCAAGCCGAACGGCATCCCGGAGCTGATCCACGTACATCCCACCGAGACGGTCCGGGACGCCGTCGACTACATGCGCGAGTACGCCGTGTCGCAGCTGCCGGTGCTCAAGGCCGAGCCACCGGTGGTGACCGGCGAGGTGGCCGGTTCGATCGCCGAGCGGGACCTGCTGGACGCGCTCTTCACCGGCGAGGCCGAACTGCACGACACCATCGAGCGACACATGGGCCCGCCGCTGCCGATGATCGGCGGCGGCCAGCCGGTGAGCGAGGCGGTCGGCCTGTTGGAGAAGTCCGACGCCGCCCTCGTCCTGGTGGACGGCAAGCCGAAGGGCGTCCTCACCCGCCAGGACCTCCTCGCCCACCTCGGCGCCCGCCCCCGCTGA
- a CDS encoding YkvA family protein, whose protein sequence is MDKTLKRTAAFKALFQALTAGSRGGPPLGKRLAALPRMIRATTRGEYDGGLRLAMMTAATAYVLSPIDFAPELMLMLFGLADDALMVTWLAGAVLAETERYLAWEARRESVIPGGVVT, encoded by the coding sequence ATGGACAAGACACTGAAGCGCACTGCTGCCTTCAAGGCGTTGTTCCAGGCGTTGACCGCGGGCTCCCGGGGTGGGCCGCCGCTGGGCAAGCGGCTCGCCGCCCTGCCCCGCATGATCCGGGCGACCACCCGGGGCGAGTACGACGGCGGACTGCGGCTGGCGATGATGACGGCGGCGACGGCGTACGTGCTGTCCCCGATCGACTTCGCACCCGAACTCATGCTGATGCTCTTCGGCCTCGCCGACGACGCGCTCATGGTCACCTGGCTGGCCGGCGCCGTACTGGCCGAGACGGAGCGCTACCTAGCCTGGGAGGCACGTCGGGAATCCGTGATCCCCGGCGGCGTGGTGACCTGA
- a CDS encoding SGNH/GDSL hydrolase family protein: protein MTQSPRRDPSWQREQSWLIARRVAKAAAVGVGLTAITTVAATGLLVGQARQARRIIPLAEAPPPRGDGVYGARFPGRPITMVILGDSSAAGYGVHRPRETPGALLATGTSRRLRRPVRLYRFAVVGCLSAGLRPQIDAALEREPDLAVILIGGNDVTNRTPPSVAVRYLVDAVRELRAAGAEVVVGTCPDLGAIQPIKPPLRWLARRWSRQLAAAQTVAVVEAGGQTVSLGDLLGPRFAAEPTRMFAWDHFHPSAEGYAIAAAALLPTVLAALGAGPERRPAQTGDQGVRSLPEAAHEAARHAGTEVRAVRVGGHEHGPGGRWAQLRRRGAWFGHPRSGDTESPEETGTPAPTTLDGAATSTVEERA from the coding sequence CTGACGCAGTCGCCACGGCGCGATCCGTCGTGGCAGCGGGAGCAGTCGTGGCTGATCGCCCGGCGGGTCGCGAAGGCCGCGGCCGTGGGAGTGGGGCTGACCGCGATCACCACCGTCGCCGCGACCGGGCTGCTGGTCGGGCAGGCCCGACAGGCCCGGCGGATCATCCCGTTGGCCGAGGCACCGCCGCCGCGCGGCGACGGCGTCTACGGCGCCAGATTTCCCGGCCGCCCGATCACGATGGTGATCCTGGGCGACTCGTCCGCCGCCGGCTACGGGGTGCACCGCCCCCGGGAAACGCCCGGCGCGCTGCTCGCCACCGGCACCTCCCGCCGGTTGCGCCGTCCGGTACGGCTGTACCGGTTCGCCGTGGTGGGCTGCCTCTCGGCCGGGTTGCGCCCGCAGATCGACGCGGCCCTGGAGCGGGAGCCCGATCTGGCGGTGATCCTGATCGGCGGCAACGACGTGACGAACCGTACGCCGCCGTCGGTGGCGGTCCGCTATCTCGTCGACGCGGTACGCGAACTCCGGGCCGCCGGTGCCGAGGTGGTCGTGGGCACCTGCCCGGACCTCGGCGCGATCCAGCCGATCAAGCCGCCGCTGCGTTGGCTCGCCCGGCGGTGGAGCCGGCAACTGGCCGCCGCGCAGACGGTCGCGGTGGTCGAGGCCGGCGGCCAGACGGTGTCCCTGGGTGACCTGCTCGGTCCCCGGTTCGCCGCCGAACCGACCCGGATGTTCGCCTGGGACCACTTCCACCCGTCCGCCGAGGGGTACGCGATCGCGGCGGCGGCGCTGCTGCCGACCGTACTGGCGGCGCTCGGGGCCGGGCCGGAGCGCCGGCCGGCGCAGACCGGGGACCAGGGCGTCCGCTCGCTTCCGGAGGCGGCTCACGAGGCGGCCCGGCATGCTGGCACCGAGGTCCGGGCCGTCCGGGTCGGCGGCCACGAACACGGGCCGGGCGGGCGGTGGGCGCAGTTGCGCCGCCGTGGGGCCTGGTTCGGCCACCCCCGTTCGGGTGACACTGAGAGCCCGGAAGAGACCGGGACACCGGCACCGACAACGCTGGACGGGGCAGCAACCTCCACAGTAGAGGAACGCGCATGA
- a CDS encoding SGNH/GDSL hydrolase family protein — protein MTGLDTTGAVMSGMATRLARTAAVTLAAGAIGGVALLVGEVFLARNRQYAQPELGLALRSTVGRTGAPPLRLVLLGDSAALGVGVDRADDTVGGQLARLLSEGAGPAAGGERQVWLSSVGVSGSRSTDLATQVARALLGERPDVAVILIGANDVTGLRRPGEAAAYLGAAVRRLRDAQVRVVVGTCPDLGAVRAIAPPLRQLAGWLGRHAARAQSVAVVEAGGTVVDLAAETGAVFRADVGTLCHDGYHPSADGYRVWAHALLPAVARAAAGTRQR, from the coding sequence ATGACGGGACTAGACACGACCGGAGCGGTGATGTCCGGCATGGCCACCCGGCTCGCCAGGACAGCCGCGGTCACGCTGGCCGCCGGGGCGATCGGCGGAGTCGCGCTGCTGGTCGGCGAGGTCTTCCTGGCCCGTAACCGGCAGTACGCCCAGCCCGAACTGGGGCTGGCGCTGCGCTCCACCGTCGGTCGTACCGGCGCGCCGCCGCTCCGGCTGGTCCTGCTCGGCGACTCGGCGGCGCTCGGTGTCGGGGTGGACCGGGCCGACGACACGGTCGGTGGCCAACTGGCCCGGCTGCTCTCCGAGGGAGCGGGTCCGGCGGCCGGGGGCGAACGCCAGGTGTGGCTCTCCAGCGTCGGCGTCTCGGGGTCCCGCTCCACGGACCTGGCCACCCAGGTGGCCCGGGCGCTGCTCGGCGAGCGCCCGGACGTCGCGGTGATCCTGATCGGCGCGAACGACGTCACCGGGCTCCGCCGGCCCGGCGAGGCAGCGGCGTACCTCGGTGCGGCGGTACGCCGGCTCCGCGACGCCCAGGTCCGGGTCGTGGTCGGCACCTGTCCGGATCTCGGCGCGGTCCGGGCCATCGCGCCGCCGCTGCGCCAGCTCGCCGGCTGGCTCGGCCGGCACGCCGCCCGGGCCCAGTCCGTCGCGGTGGTCGAGGCCGGTGGCACCGTGGTCGATCTCGCCGCCGAGACCGGTGCGGTGTTCCGGGCCGACGTCGGAACGCTCTGCCACGACGGCTACCACCCGTCGGCCGACGGCTACCGGGTCTGGGCGCACGCGCTGCTGCCCGCCGTGGCCAGGGCCGCCGCCGGCACCCGACAGCGGTAA